DNA sequence from the Stigmatella aurantiaca genome:
AGGCCTGCTGCATGAGGACTGCATTCCTCCGGACCAGCGTGCGCCGTGCCCCCGGTGTGGACGGCTAGCCTTCAGCCTTCCGGTAAACCCTCTTCTCCAAGCAACCTCCTTGCCCAAGGACACGGATCTGTTCCGTCTAGGCAACTTCGCGACAGTGATTGTCGCCACCCAACGCTTCGTAGAGACGGTACGGAGGCTATGGCCTGAAGAACAGCTGGAAGTGCGTGAGCTACCGATGCGCTGAAGCTCTGAAGCAGGCACTGAAGGGAATCATCTCAATGAACACCGTCATTTTCGCCTGTGTCCACAACGCGGGCCGCTCGCAGATGGCAGCGGCGTTCTTCAACGCCCTGGCCGCCCCGGACAAGGCCCGCGCCGTGTCCGCCGGAACCCAGCCCGGCGAACGCGTGCACCCAGAGGTGCAAGCCGCCATGGCCGAGGTGGGCATCGACCTGTCGGGCGCCAGGCCTCAGCGCCTCACGGACGAACTGGCCCAGGGCGCGCAGTGGCTCATCACGATGGGGTGCGGCGAGGCCTGCCCGCATGTGCCCGGCCTGAAGCGCGGCGACTGGCCCCTGGAGGACCCCAAGGGCAAGCCGGTGGAGCGCGTGCGCGAGATTCGCGAGGAGGTGCGTGCCCGCGTCGCCTCCCTCATCGCTCGCGAGGGGTGGGAACGCGAGCTCCCAGCTTGAGGGTTTCCCAACCGGCACCACCGCGAGTCCACCCTGCGGCTGCTAACGGGCCGGTACCCTCAGGACCAGCCCCGCGGGGGGCCGCTCAGAGGAATGCGGGAGTTGTCCCCACATCGCGATCTGGCCGTTCTGCCGCAGCGCGAGGCTGAAGGCGCTGGACCGGTCCGCCACCGACGCCGCATCGGTGAGGCTCGCGGGAGGGGCCGCCTGGCCCTTGTCGTTGGTCCCCCATCCCAGGAGGGAGCCATTCGCGCGGAGCAACGTGTAGTGCCCCGAGCCACCAGCGGCTTGGACGACATCGCCCAGGCCGGTCAGCTCCCAGGGGCCATAGGCACCGGGGATGTATCCCCAGATGACAGCCGTGCCATCCGCCTTGATCGCCAGACTGCTGTCGGAGCTGGTGGCGATGGCCACGACGCCGCTCAGCCCTGGGGGGAGCGTCATCACCTGTGAGCTGCCGCTTCCCCAGGTGACGACCGTGCCATCCGCCTTGAGGGCGAGCGAATGCATCCAGCCCGCGGCGATGGCCACGACGCCGCTCAGCCCCGGCGGGATGTTGAGCTGTTTGTAGTAGTTGTTTCCCCAGCCGGTCACCGTTCCGTCCTGCTTGAGGGCCAGGGTGCAGGTCAATCCCGAGCTGATGGCCACGACCCCTTGCAGCCCCTCGGGAATCGGCACGCTGTCCGAGTCATCGCCGATCAGCCCCCATTGGACGACGGTGCCGTCATCCTTCAGCGCCGAGGCGGCGAAGTATTCCGCGGACACGCTCACGACGCCGGTGAGGCCCGCGGGGATCTGGGGGATTTTGTAATAGCTGCCTCCCCACGTGGTGACCGTGTTGCCGGGCCGGATGCCCACGCCCCAGTCATCGGCGGTCGAGAGTGTCTGCTGCGGCAGCACGCGGATGGATGCCGAGACGCTCGGCCTCCAGGACACACCGGGGGTGAGCGTCACGGTGTAGGTGCCCGGAACGAAGGCGTGAGGCACCCTCACCACCACACGCTCATCCGACCAGGAGATGTACTCCAGGCTGCTCTGGCCGCCCAGAGAGACCTGCGAGCCGCCGCGCTGTGCTCCGAAGCCCGAGCCTGTCAGCGCCACATGCCCCCCCTGAACCGCGAGGGCCGGGGCGGTGAGCACCGGCGCGCCCAGGCGCTCCAGCGCCAGGGTGGCCGTGGCGGTCTGCTCCCACTGCACCTCCAGCCCCTGCCCGGCACGCGTGTAGTGGTCTTTCCGGGCGGTCAGGGTGTAGGTGCCCGTGGGGACCCCTTCGAGGACGAAGTGGCCCTGCGCGTCGGTGACCGCGCTCCTGCTCAGACCGGAGAGTGTCACCGAGATGCCGTCATGGACGCTCTCGCCCGTGAGCTGAACGGTGCCGGCCACGGTGCCGCGCTGGCGCGCCAGCGTGAGGGATACGGAGGTGGTCTGCTCGCCCAGCACCACCACGGACTGCTGGAGCGGGAGGTAGCCGTCCCGCTGGACCCGCAGGGTGTAGGTGCCCGGCAAGAGGCCGTCGAAAGTGAAGCGGCCCTGGGCATCGGCCTCCGCGCTCTCTGCCAACTCGGTCAGCGTGAGGGTAATGCCCTGCGCGCTGGCGTCATCGTCCGGGTGCAGCACGCCCGCCACGCTCCCGCGAGACAGGGCCAACGTCAGGGTGACGGAGGACTGCGCGTTGGCGCGCACCGTCACGCTGTGGCGGACGGAGACGAAGCGGTCCTTCTGGGCCACCAGGGTATAGGTCCCCGTGGGCACGCCCTCGAAGGAGAACTGGCCCTGGGCGCCCGTCAGCGTGCTGAAGGCCGTGGAGGCCAGCGTGACGGCGATGCCCTCGGGGCTGCTCGCGTCCTCGAGCTGGAGCGCGCCCGCCACGCCGCCCCGCTCGCGCGCCAGGGTGAACGACACGTCCGTGGTGGCCCCCAGCCGCACCTCCACCGTCTGCTGGACGGAGGCGTAGAGGCTCTTCTGGAGCTCCAAGGTGTAGGTGCCCGTGGGGATACGCCCCAGGAAGAAGCGGCCCTGCGCGTCCGTCTGAATCGAGACCTGGGCCTCCTTCAGCGTCACGAGGGTGCCCCCATGCTGGCTCACCCCTTCGAGCTGGACGGTGCCCGCCACGCTTCCGCGCTCACGCAGCAGCGTGAGCGAGACGGATGCGGCCTCGTCCGCTTGGACCGCCACCGTATGCTGGGCAGAGGTGTAGAGGTCCTTCCGGCCCTCCAGGGTGTAGGTGCCCGTGGGAACCCCGCTGAAGGAGAAGTGGCCCTGCGCGTCCGTCTCCGTCGAGACCCCCGCCTCCTTCAGGACCACGGTGATGCCCCCATGCTGGCTGATCCCCTCGAGCCGGAGGGTGCCCGCCACCTGGCCCCGCGCGCGCGCCAGGGTGAGCGACACGTCCGTGGTCTGCCCCGCGCGCACCTCCACGGCGTGCCGCACGGAGGTGTGGAGATCCTTCTGAATCACCAGGGTGTAGGGACCCGTGGGAAGCCCTTCGAAGGAGAAGAGGCCCTGCGCGTCCGTGGCCGCCGAGGCTCCGGTCTCCGCCAGCGCCACGGCGATGCCGCCGGGACCGCCCTCCCCTTCAAGCTGGAGGGTGCCTGCCACGTTTCCGCGCTCGCGCAGCAAGGTGAGGGAGCTCGAGGCGGTCTCGTCCTTCCGGACCTCCACTGGCTGCTGCGCGGAGGCATAAAGGTCCTTCCGGCCCTCCAGGGTGTAGGTGCCCGTGGGAACCCCGCTGAAGGAGAAGTGGCCCTGCGCGTCCGTCAACGCTTGGAAGTCCGTGCCCGCCAGGGTGACGGTGATGCCTTCGGCGGTGGCCGCATCGTCCAGTTGGAAGGTCCCCTTCACCTGGCCCCGCTCGCGAAGCAGGGAGAACGCCACGGAGGCCGTTTGTCCTGCTTGGAGTTCCACGGTCTGCTGGGCCTGGCCATACCGCGCATGGATGGCCACCACGAGGTGCACGCCGGGAGGGACCTCCTCGAAGGAGAAGTGGCCCTCGGCGTCGGTGTGGGTGCTCAGGTGGGCATCGGGGAGGGTGAGGATGATTCCCTCATGAGAGGCCGCCTCTTGGAGCAGGGCCTGCCCCGTGATGCGCCCGGCCCGGGGGCCCGCGTCGGCGGGCGGCTGCCCCCCATCCGGCGAGGGCGAGGGCTGGGAGGCCGGTGAGCAGGCCGCGAGGGCCAACACCATGGCCCAAAACCATGAGGCACTTGAGGGTCGCACGGGAACGTTTCCAGTGAAGAGAGGGAAAAACTTGAATGGGGGGCGGGCAGCGCCAGCCTTTGCCCAAGAAGCGGGCCGCCTACATACGGCGGCATGCGGTGAAAATTCAACACGGCCGCCCGAGTGAACTCCATCACCGCCCTGCCCTTCTCGTTGCGCACCACCGCCTTCACCCGCGTGCCCTTGCCCTGGGGAAAGCCAGACGCACGGCCTCGGAGTACTGCTCGGCGCGCGCCTCCACCTCCGGAGGCAGCGGCTTGCTGGAGGCCAGCGTGCGCTTGCGCTGCAGCGCCCGGCGCAGCTCCTCCACGCTGCACTGCGCGAAGGGCTTGGCGGTGACATGCCCCTTGTTGTCCAGCACCTCCTCTTGGGGTACACGCCGACCCTGGCCGCCCTCCCATAAGGTGCGCGGCAGGGGCTTGGCTCTATTTCTGCCAGCAGCCGCGCCACCAGATGACCGATAACCTCGCGCAGACTGCGGTCGAGGACTTCATCAAGGCCGCCTGATGATCACCACGGGACTGCTACTCGCTGCCGGACAAGGCTGCCGACTCCGTTCCGTCACCCCGTTCAAGCCGCTCTGCCCGGTGGCGGGGCGCGCGCTGATCGACCATGCGCTCGACGGCATGGCGGCGGCGGGGCTGACGCGGGCGATCGTCTCGCTCGGCTATGGCGCCGACGCGATCGCCGCGCACCTCGCCGGCCGTTCGTGGCCGCTGGAGGTGGTGACGGTGATGACCGACTATCTCCAGCCCAATGGCGTCTCCGCGCTGGCGGCGCGCGCGCGGGTCGGGCCGGAGGGCGCAGTTCTGGCGATGTGCGACCACCTCGTCCAGCCGCGCCATTATCGCCGGCTGGCGAAGGCGGGGGCGGGGGCGGGCCTGCGCCTCGGCATCGATCGCCGCCTCGGCCACGCCTGGGTCGACCCGCTCGACGTCACCTGCGTCGCCACGCGCGGCGACGCGATCGTCGGCATCGGCAAGGGGCTGGAGCCGCATGATTGCTACGACACCGGCATCTTCGCGGTATCGCAGCGTTTCTTCGAGGCGCTGGCGACGCTGGACAGCCCCTTGCTGACCGAGGGCGTCCGCATCCTCGCCGCCGAGGGGTCGGCGAAGATCGTCGATTGTAGCGATCTCGACTGGCTGGACGTCGACGATGCGTCGGCGTTCGCGCATGCCGAAGGCTGGCTGACGAAGCTCGCGGCGTAGGCGCTTCCGTCTCCTAACTCACCGAGTGGTGCGCCAACGACATGGAGGGGCCGCTGTGCTCGCTCTGTGCATGGCGTTGGCCAGTGTCGCGGTGATGGTCTACCCGGCCACGGAGGATGGCGGCGCGGTGGCCCAGCGCTGCCTGCAAAGCCGCGACACAAAGGACCGCCCGGATCAGATGCACCACGGGTGGAGGAAGCTGCTAACCCCCCGTAAACACGGCGTAAAAAAGTGGAGGCGGCAGGGATCGAACCCACCCTCGTCCTGAATGACCGCTGGGAGCCCGCGTCGCAACTCGCGCTCGCCCCACTGCGCTCTGACGTTATGATCAGGATGGGAACCAGACCCGTTGCTTGAGGGCAGGGAGCGGCCAATGATAGGGCCGCTCAATATGCCAGCATCTGGCGCCAGCCTCCACACCGGGCGCAGGCCAACACATCGAGGGTGAACGTCTCCGCGGCAGACCGGCCCCATCTGCTCGCGGCGCGCTCGATGCCATCCGGGAGTGTGTCGAGAGGGAGCGTCCGCCGTAGAGCAAGGGATGGGTTGCCTTGCCCCAAGTCCTAGAGCTGTTTCCCATCAAACCCCAGTGAATGAGCCCGCCCAGCTGCCCTGCTGGGCCGGTTGCCGAGCAGAGACTTCCTTGCCTGAGAACACGACTGCCACTCCCCCGTTCGCTCAGCTGTCCTCGCCGGATGAGGGAAGCGGCCGGCCACGGATCAGAACGCTGGGAGCCTTCCTTTTCATCTCGCTCTTGCTGAGCGCTGCCGCTTGCTTCACGGGGGCAGGGCCCTTGGAGCCGCGGGACGGAAGCCTCGTGTCGGAGTTCCTCATCCCGGGGCTCGCCCTGTTCGGCCTTGCCACGAGTTTGGTGCTCTGTGTCCTGGTACGCGCGCAAGCCAAGGCTCGGCAGGAGGCAGAGCGGCGCGCACAGAGGTTGGAGGCAGAGCGCGCGCGGCTCTCGTCCCTCCTCATGGCGGCCCCGGCGGCCATCGCGATGACCCAAGGGCCCAAGCACGTGTACGTGCTCTCGAACCCCATCAACAACGCATGGATTGGACATCGGGAGGTGCTGGGAAAGCCTTTTCGCGAAGCCTTTCCCGAGGCTGAGTCTGACGGCTTCCTGGCCTTGCTCGACCAGGTGTACCGCACCGGGGAGTCCTTCAGCACGCCGGAGATGCCGCTCCGGCTCCCGCAGCCAGACGGCTCGGTGCGCGAGCTTTTCATCAGCTTCGTCTATCAGCCTACGCGAGATACCCAGGGGAGCATCGATGGCATTGCCGGGTTCGCGTTCGATGTCACGGCCCTCGTCCTCGCGCGGCGCAAGATGGAGGCGCTCGCGGAGGAGCTCCGGACAGGAGAATCACGCCTGCGCACCCTCGTGGAGTCCAACATCATCGGCATCCTCTTCTGGGACATCGAGGGCGGCGTCCGTGGGGCGAACGATGCTTTCCTCCAGTCCGTCGGCTACACGCGCGAGGATCTGGACGCGGGCCGCATGGACTGGCGGCAGTTCACGCCCCCGGACTGGCGCGCCCAGGACGAAGTGCTCGTGAGAGAGCTCCTTGAGAGGGGCAAGCACCCACCCGTTGAGAAAGAGTACTTCCGGAAGGACGGCTCCCGGCTGCCGCTCATCGTCGCCTCCTCCTTCTTTCCGGACAACCGGCGCGAAGGGGTTGGCTTCGTGCTGGACATCACCGCACGCAAGCATGCCGAGGCAGCGCTGAGGCAGAGCGAGGCGCGCGCCCAGGAGGCCGCCACCGTCGCTGTCCGCAACCGTGCACAGCTCGAGGCCACGTTCCAGTCGATGAGCGATGGGGTCGTCGTGTTCGACATGGAGGGCCGCGTCGTCTTCGTCAATGAAGCAGAGGCGCGGATCTGTGGTTACCCCAGCGCCGAGGACATGAAGCGGGACCTGCAGTACTTCGCCCAGGTCTTCGAGCTCACGCATCCTGACAGACAGCTGCTCCCGGTCGAGCAGTGGCCCGTGTCACGGGTCCTGCGCGGCGAGACACTGTTGGAGTGCGAGCTTCGCGGACGGCGCAAGGACACCGGACAGGCATGGTTCTTCTCCTACAGCGGCGCGCCGGTGCGCGACGAGCACGGCAATCAGGTGCTGGCGCTCACCATCACCCGCGACGTCACCGAGAGCAAGAAGGCCGAGGAGCGGCTGCGCGACAGCGAGCTCCAGTTCCGCACGCTCGCGGATGCCATCCCGCAGCTGGCATGGATTGCCGAGACCGATGGTGCCATCCGCTGGTTCAATCGCCGCTGGTACGAGTACACCGGCACGAGCCCCGAGGACATGGCGGCCGAGGCAAACCGGGGCTGGCAGACCGTGCACGACCCGGCCGAGCTGCCGCGCGTCCTGGCAGGCTTCGAGGCGGCCCTCGCCTCTGGCGAGCCGTGGGAGGATCTCTTCCCGCTGCGGCGCCACGATGGGGAACTCCGCTGGCATCTGTCCCGCGCCATGCCCTTGCGCAACGCGGAAGGCCGCATCGTCCGGTGGTTTGGCACCAATACGGATGTCGAGGACCAGCGCCGGCAGGCCGTGGAGCTGAGAAAGGCGATTGAAGCCCGGGACACCTTCCTCGTGGTGGCCAGCCATGAGCTGAAGACGCCGCTCACCGCCCTCTCCCTGCGGCTCGCGCAGGTCCTGCGCGAGGTTCGAGGCGCGGTGGCCGCCGGCGAGCAGCACCGGGCCCGGGAGCTCCGCAACCTGGAGGCCGCGGAGGGCCAGCTGCGCCGGCTCGCGGGGCTCGTGGACAGCCTGCTCGACGTGACTCGCATCAGCGGAGACCGGCTCTCGCTCGTCCTGGGAGACGTGGACGTGGTGGAGGCCGTTCGCGAGACGGTCCAGGGGATGGCAGCGCAGGCGGAGCGTGCTGGCTCGCCGCTGCACGTGGAGGCTCCGGCACACGCCTGGTGCCGTCTTGACCGCGTGCGGCTGGGACAGGCCGTCACGAACCTCCTTTCCAATGCCATCAAGTTTGGCGCCGGCCAGCCGATTCGCGTGGCACTTGCGACCGATGGCAAGGCCGTGAGGCTGACGGTCAGCGACCGGGGGATTGGAATCGCGCCCGAGACCCTGGAGCGGCTCTTCGAGCGCTTCGAGCGGGGGGTGTCGGAGCGCCACTACGGGGGGCTCGGGCTCGGCCTGTACTTCACCCGGAAGATCGTCGAGGCCATGGGCGGCACCGTGAAAGCCCAGAGTGCCCCTGGGCAAGGGGCCACGTTCACCGTCGAGCTCCCTGCCGCCAGCCACCAGGAGGCTCCGTGAGCCCTGGCGCGCGTGCCCTCCGCGGACGGGACGAAAAAGAACAGCCCGGGCAGGGGAAGTCCCCCGCTCCGGGCTGTGGCCGAGGAGAGCCTCACGCAAGGCCTCTCTCCTCGGAACGCTCTGGGACGGCCTAGAACTGGCTCCAGAGGTGCTGGTTGGTCACCTCGTGGTGGAACTGGATCTCCGCCGACTTCACGCGCGTGCCCAGCTGCTTGGGGCACCGCTCGGCCGAGGCCTGCTTCAGCTCCGCGAACTTGCTCTGCACCACCTCGCCGAGCACCTGCGAGACGAACTGGCTGCCCTTGAACAGGCGCACGGCGTCGAAGATGTTGTCCGGCAGGAACCGGGTGCGGCTGCGCTTGGTCTCCGCGTCCTCCTGCGGCGCGGGGCCCTCCATCGCGGTGCGCAAGAGCGTGTAGAGCACCATGTAGGGGTTCGCGTCCGGGGCCACCGAGCGCACCTCGATGCGCGCGCTGCGCTCGTTGCCGAACGGGATGCGCACCATCGCGCCGCGGTTGTTCGGGCTCGCCTTGATCTGGTTGGGCGCCTCGTAGTGCGGATCCAACCGGCGGTAGGCGTTCACGCTCGAGTTGAGCACCAGGCAGATGTCGTTGGCGTTGTTGAGGATGCGGTCGATGCAGTCCCAGCCCATCTGCGTCAGGCCGTCCTGGCCGCCCTTGTCGTAGAACAGGTTCTTGCCGCCCTTGGAGAGCGACAGGTTCATGTGCATGCCGTTGCCGTTCACGCCCATCACCGGCTTGGGCAGGAAGCTGGCAGTCAGCCCCAGCTGCGCGGCCACCTGGCGGCACAGCAGCTTGTAGAGCTGGATCTGGTCGGCGGAGATGAGCGCCTCGCTGTACGAGAAGTTCATCTCGAACTGGCTGGGGGCCACCTCCGGGTGGTCCTTCTCGTTCTGGAAGCCCATGGCGCGCTGCGCCTCGGCCGCGTGATCGATGAAGGCGCGCAGCGAGTCACCCGGCAGCGAGTGGTAGTAGCCCCCCGTGGAGATGAACTCGAACTGGTTCGTCTCGTGGTAGTGGCGCTCGGCGTCGCGGCCCTTGAAGAGGAAGCCCTCGATCTCCGGCGCCGCGTGGCAGATGAGCCCGTCCTTCTGGAACATCTGGCCCGTGAGGCGCTTGAGCACCCCGCGCATGTCCGAGGCGTACGCCGAGCCGTCGCGCTCCAGCACCTCGCTGAACACCAGCACCTTGCCCGGCCCGAAGATGTCCGAGGGCAGCCAGTAGAAGGACGACCAGTCCACGTTCAGCCGCAAGTCACTCTCGGCCTGCGCCGAGAAGCCGCGGATGGACGAGCCGTCGAACGTCAGGTTGTCGGCGCTCTTGAGGAGGAACTTCTTGTCGTAGTCCAGCATGTGCAGCCGGCCTTCGAGGTCGGTGAAGCACACGGTGACGGCCTTGATGCGCTTCTCGTCGGTCAGGTACCGGGTGCGCTCCTCGCGCAGCTTGTCCGGCGACTCCCGCTTGAGCCGCTGCTCCTTCACCTGAAGGTTCAGCTCCTCCAGCTCGTCGTAGGGAATCTCGAGAAAGTCCCGCAGGCCCTTCGTTTCCATGATGTGCCTCCAGCTGGGACCCCAGGAATGGGCGGGGGTCCGCGTCGCGAGACCATGTATTTATGCTTGAGGAGCCGAAATCAAGCCCAAACTCCCACAAAATTGGCCTAAAACTTCGGTTCTTGAGCAGATGTCCGCGTCTGGACGCCTTCAACACCTACAGCCACACATCTCCTCACTGGGAGTGAAGCCCCTCAGAACGTGTACTTCACGCGGGGGAAGATGGCGAAGGTGGGGATGTTGGGCCCGATGATGTAGCGGGCCAGCACGTCCGCCCCCACCGAGAAGTGGTCCATCATCGTCGCGTACTCGATGCCGATGCCCACCCCGGCGTTGAGCGCGTTGATGGCGCGCCCCGGGTCGCCCTCCCCTTCCACCGGCGTCGGATCCAACCGCGTGTAGCCCGCCGCCAGCTTCGGCGTGAGGAAGAAGCGCTCGGCGAGCCGCACGTGGTAGGCGGCCGTCAGGTCCCCGAAGGCCACCGTGAAGTTGTCCGACAGGGAGCACAGGCCCGTGTCCTGCTGGTAGGTGGCGAAGCAGTTCGCCGCGGAGGTGCCCAGCGCGAAGTGCGCCCCCAGGGAGATGGACTCCGTCACGTCGTAGCCCACCCCCAGCTGCAGGTAGGACTGGGCGTTGGAGTAGCTGTTCTCGCCCCCCAGCGTGAAGAACACGCCGATGTCCGTCTCCGTGAAGAAGCCCCGGCGCGGTTTGAACGCCACCCCCTCCGGGGGCGTGGCCGCCAGGGCGGACGAGGACAGGACGAGCGCGGCGAACAACAGGGACTTCCTCACAAAACCTCCCCAGGCGGGTGCTCCCACGGATTTCTGGGAGTTGCGCCGGACGTTAGTGACGTCCCCTCCCGCGCAGCAATGATCGGCGTGCAGTGTCTGGGCGTGAAACGTCATCCACTCCACGGCCCGCGCACGCCAGGCCCTTCCCCCGTCCCATGCGGCTTCACGCTCTCGAACGCTCGGGCTGCGCCGCCCCGGGCGAAGAGGGGCTGACTTAACCCTCTAGTCCGCAAATCACGGAAGCGGGGGTGAAAGCCCTGAAGGCAAGCGCCACGTTGGCCGGGTTCGCGGAAGTACCGCACGGCCGGGGGGGCCTGGATGATCAAGGAATGCAATGTTCTGCTCGTAGACAGTGAAGACTCCGAGCTGGGGGCCACGGGGGCCATGCTCTCCGGGCAGTTCCAGCTGCGGCTGGCCAACAGCGGGGAGGCGGCGCTGGGGCTGCTGGAGAAGCAATCCTTCGATGTGCTGTGCACGAACCTCAAGCTGCCCCGGCGCAATGGCCTGCAGCTGCTGCGGCTGGCCGCGGGGTTCCA
Encoded proteins:
- a CDS encoding carboxypeptidase regulatory-like domain-containing protein encodes the protein MVLALAACSPASQPSPSPDGGQPPADAGPRAGRITGQALLQEAASHEGIILTLPDAHLSTHTDAEGHFSFEEVPPGVHLVVAIHARYGQAQQTVELQAGQTASVAFSLLRERGQVKGTFQLDDAATAEGITVTLAGTDFQALTDAQGHFSFSGVPTGTYTLEGRKDLYASAQQPVEVRKDETASSSLTLLRERGNVAGTLQLEGEGGPGGIAVALAETGASAATDAQGLFSFEGLPTGPYTLVIQKDLHTSVRHAVEVRAGQTTDVSLTLARARGQVAGTLRLEGISQHGGITVVLKEAGVSTETDAQGHFSFSGVPTGTYTLEGRKDLYTSAQHTVAVQADEAASVSLTLLRERGSVAGTVQLEGVSQHGGTLVTLKEAQVSIQTDAQGRFFLGRIPTGTYTLELQKSLYASVQQTVEVRLGATTDVSFTLARERGGVAGALQLEDASSPEGIAVTLASTAFSTLTGAQGQFSFEGVPTGTYTLVAQKDRFVSVRHSVTVRANAQSSVTLTLALSRGSVAGVLHPDDDASAQGITLTLTELAESAEADAQGRFTFDGLLPGTYTLRVQRDGYLPLQQSVVVLGEQTTSVSLTLARQRGTVAGTVQLTGESVHDGISVTLSGLSRSAVTDAQGHFVLEGVPTGTYTLTARKDHYTRAGQGLEVQWEQTATATLALERLGAPVLTAPALAVQGGHVALTGSGFGAQRGGSQVSLGGQSSLEYISWSDERVVVRVPHAFVPGTYTVTLTPGVSWRPSVSASIRVLPQQTLSTADDWGVGIRPGNTVTTWGGSYYKIPQIPAGLTGVVSVSAEYFAASALKDDGTVVQWGLIGDDSDSVPIPEGLQGVVAISSGLTCTLALKQDGTVTGWGNNYYKQLNIPPGLSGVVAIAAGWMHSLALKADGTVVTWGSGSSQVMTLPPGLSGVVAIATSSDSSLAIKADGTAVIWGYIPGAYGPWELTGLGDVVQAAGGSGHYTLLRANGSLLGWGTNDKGQAAPPASLTDAASVADRSSAFSLALRQNGQIAMWGQLPHSSERPPAGLVLRVPAR
- a CDS encoding low molecular weight phosphatase family protein — translated: MNTVIFACVHNAGRSQMAAAFFNALAAPDKARAVSAGTQPGERVHPEVQAAMAEVGIDLSGARPQRLTDELAQGAQWLITMGCGEACPHVPGLKRGDWPLEDPKGKPVERVREIREEVRARVASLIAREGWERELPA
- the cglE gene encoding adventurous gliding motility protein CglE, producing the protein MRKSLLFAALVLSSSALAATPPEGVAFKPRRGFFTETDIGVFFTLGGENSYSNAQSYLQLGVGYDVTESISLGAHFALGTSAANCFATYQQDTGLCSLSDNFTVAFGDLTAAYHVRLAERFFLTPKLAAGYTRLDPTPVEGEGDPGRAINALNAGVGIGIEYATMMDHFSVGADVLARYIIGPNIPTFAIFPRVKYTF
- a CDS encoding glutamine synthetase family protein, translated to METKGLRDFLEIPYDELEELNLQVKEQRLKRESPDKLREERTRYLTDEKRIKAVTVCFTDLEGRLHMLDYDKKFLLKSADNLTFDGSSIRGFSAQAESDLRLNVDWSSFYWLPSDIFGPGKVLVFSEVLERDGSAYASDMRGVLKRLTGQMFQKDGLICHAAPEIEGFLFKGRDAERHYHETNQFEFISTGGYYHSLPGDSLRAFIDHAAEAQRAMGFQNEKDHPEVAPSQFEMNFSYSEALISADQIQLYKLLCRQVAAQLGLTASFLPKPVMGVNGNGMHMNLSLSKGGKNLFYDKGGQDGLTQMGWDCIDRILNNANDICLVLNSSVNAYRRLDPHYEAPNQIKASPNNRGAMVRIPFGNERSARIEVRSVAPDANPYMVLYTLLRTAMEGPAPQEDAETKRSRTRFLPDNIFDAVRLFKGSQFVSQVLGEVVQSKFAELKQASAERCPKQLGTRVKSAEIQFHHEVTNQHLWSQF
- a CDS encoding NTP transferase domain-containing protein, with the protein product MITTGLLLAAGQGCRLRSVTPFKPLCPVAGRALIDHALDGMAAAGLTRAIVSLGYGADAIAAHLAGRSWPLEVVTVMTDYLQPNGVSALAARARVGPEGAVLAMCDHLVQPRHYRRLAKAGAGAGLRLGIDRRLGHAWVDPLDVTCVATRGDAIVGIGKGLEPHDCYDTGIFAVSQRFFEALATLDSPLLTEGVRILAAEGSAKIVDCSDLDWLDVDDASAFAHAEGWLTKLAA
- a CDS encoding PAS domain-containing sensor histidine kinase, with the protein product MSEFLIPGLALFGLATSLVLCVLVRAQAKARQEAERRAQRLEAERARLSSLLMAAPAAIAMTQGPKHVYVLSNPINNAWIGHREVLGKPFREAFPEAESDGFLALLDQVYRTGESFSTPEMPLRLPQPDGSVRELFISFVYQPTRDTQGSIDGIAGFAFDVTALVLARRKMEALAEELRTGESRLRTLVESNIIGILFWDIEGGVRGANDAFLQSVGYTREDLDAGRMDWRQFTPPDWRAQDEVLVRELLERGKHPPVEKEYFRKDGSRLPLIVASSFFPDNRREGVGFVLDITARKHAEAALRQSEARAQEAATVAVRNRAQLEATFQSMSDGVVVFDMEGRVVFVNEAEARICGYPSAEDMKRDLQYFAQVFELTHPDRQLLPVEQWPVSRVLRGETLLECELRGRRKDTGQAWFFSYSGAPVRDEHGNQVLALTITRDVTESKKAEERLRDSELQFRTLADAIPQLAWIAETDGAIRWFNRRWYEYTGTSPEDMAAEANRGWQTVHDPAELPRVLAGFEAALASGEPWEDLFPLRRHDGELRWHLSRAMPLRNAEGRIVRWFGTNTDVEDQRRQAVELRKAIEARDTFLVVASHELKTPLTALSLRLAQVLREVRGAVAAGEQHRARELRNLEAAEGQLRRLAGLVDSLLDVTRISGDRLSLVLGDVDVVEAVRETVQGMAAQAERAGSPLHVEAPAHAWCRLDRVRLGQAVTNLLSNAIKFGAGQPIRVALATDGKAVRLTVSDRGIGIAPETLERLFERFERGVSERHYGGLGLGLYFTRKIVEAMGGTVKAQSAPGQGATFTVELPAASHQEAP